CGGCAGTACCCCCCGCCGCCCCGGCCGTCCCGCCGCGCCCCGCGACGCCGCCCGCGGCGACCCGGCGCCGCCCGGTCGGCGCGGTGGCCCTCGGCGTACCGCCCGGGTGGCCCGACGGCCCCTCGGCGCCGCCCGCCCACCGGCCGCCGTACCACTTCATGCCGGCCGAGACACCCGCCGAGACCACCACCAGGCTCCGCCCGGTGCGGAGCCGGAGCCCCTTCAGGACCGCGGCCGCCGCCGTCTGCGTCGTGCTCGGGCTCGGCCTGATCGGCGGCGCGGCCACCGGCAGCTGGCTGATCAGCGACTCCTCGGCCGACCCGGCGGCCCACAGCACCTACACCGTGGGCCGCGCCGCCTGGCACAGCGTGCCCGTGGACACCCTCTTCCCGCGCACCCTCAAGGGGGACGGCGCCGGGCCCGGCGGCTCCGACCGGGTCTGGACCAGGCTCGCCGTCGCCCCGGACAGCGGCTGCACGAGCGCGCTGGACCCGCTGCTGCTCAAGACGCTCCGCCCGGCCGGCTGCGCCCGGCTGCTGCGCGCCACGTACACGGACGCGACGTCCAGCAGCGTGACCACCGTCGGGCTGGTCTTCACCGAGGGCGACACCGACGCCATGCGCGCGCTGAACACCCGGTTCACCGATCAGCACCTGGACGGACGCACCGACCTGATGCCCCGCGCGTACCCCGTAAAGGGCACCCCGGCCGCCGGGTTCGGCGACAAGCAGCGCGCCAGCTGGAGCGTGCACGTCCTGACCGAGGTGCCCGTCGTGGTGTTCGCGGTCTCCGGTTTCGCCGACGGACGCACGGTCCCCGTGCCGCAGCCCGCCGCCAAGGCCATGGCGGCACACGCCACGACGGCGGCCGCCCAGGCCGGGCTCGGCCACGAGGCCAAGGGGCTGGCCGACCTGGTCGAACGCGGGCTGCGCGGGACCGTCACCGACCTCACGGAGAAGCCGGAGTGAGCCCAGTGCCCGGAGCGACCCGCCGCGCCCGCCGGCGCCGTGCCGTCGGCGCGGTCTGCGCCGCCACCGCGCTCGCGCTGCTGCCCGCGGCACCGGCACGGGCCGACACCATCAGGGCCCAGCAGTGGGGCCTGGACGCACTCCACACCGACCGGGCCTGGCAGACCACACGCGGCAAGGGCATCACCGTCGCCGTCGTCGACACCGGGGTGGACGGCAGCCTGCCCGACCTGGCGGGCCAGGTGCTGCCCGGCAAGGACATGATCGGCTTCGGCGCCGAACGGGGCGACCGGTCCTGGGCCCGGCACGGCACCGCGATGGCCGGGATCATCGCGGGCCGGGGTCACGGGCCGGACGACGCCGACGGGGTGCTCGGCATCGCACCGCAGGCGAAGATCCTCCCGGTCCGGGTCATCCTGGAGGCCGGCGACCCGGACCGGGCCAAGGCCCGCAAGTCCCGGGGCACGGCGCTCGCGGACGGCATCCGCTGGGCCGCCGACCACGGCGCCGACGTCATCAACCTCTCCCTGGGCGACGACAGCGAGTCGGCCCACCCGGAGCCAGGCGAGGACGCGGCCGTCCAGTACGCGCTGAAGAAGGGCGCGGTCCTGGTCGCGTCGTCCGGCAACGGGGGCGAGAAGGGCGACCACATCTCCTATCCCGCCGCCTACCCGGGAGTGATCGCGGTCGCCGCGGTCGACCGGTACGGCACCCACGCCGCGTTCTCCACCCGCCGCTGGTACGCCGCCGTGAGCGCACCCGGCGTCGACATCGTCGTCCCCGCCCCCGACCGGCAGTACTACGTGGAGTGGGGCACCTCGGCGGCCTCGGCCTTCGTCTCCGGGGCGGTCGCGCTGGTCCGTGCCGCCCACCCCGGTCTCACGCCCGCCCAGATCAAGCAGCTCCTCACGGACACCGCCCGCAGCTCCCCCTCGGGCGGCCGGGACGACTCCCGGGGCTACGGCATGGTCGACCCGGCAGCGGCGATCGAGGCGGGCGGCAAGCTCCGTCCGGCCGGTCTGCGCCCGGACTCCACCGCGGCGGGCTACCGCGAGAAGTACTTCGGGTCCGGCCCCGCCGCGCCCCGGGGGGACGGCGGCCCGGCCGGCTGGCTGGCCCCGGTCGCGGGCGGCCTCGGCGCTCTCCTGCTCGCACTGGCCGTGGTGCTGTGGCGCGGCCGCAACGGCCGGCCGCTGTTCCCGCGCCGCTGACAGCCGGGAACCGGCCGGGTCCGACCTGTCGGAGGGACGGCGACGGCCAGGCACTACGCTCGCCCTGTGGCGCAGAAGAACATTCCGGACCCCGGATACTCCGACGACGACGGCACGGCCGACCCCGCCCTGACCTCGGCACTGGCCGGCTGGGCCGAGAACCGCGAGGCCGTCGGCCCGGTGCTCGAAGCCCTCAGGGGGGCCCGGCTGCTGGTCCCCGTGGTGGCCGTGCTCGGTGAGGTGGAGGAGGACGAGAACGGGCTGCGCCGGGAGAAGACGAGCGACATGGCCGTCCCCACCCTCCAGGCCGGTGACCGCCGCGCCCTGCCCGCCTTCACCTCCACCGCCTCGCTGGCCCGCTGGGACCCGCAGGCCCGCCCCGTCGCCGTACCCGTGCACCAGGCGCTCCAGGCAGCCGTGCACGAGAAGGCGGACACCCTGGTGCTCGACCTCGCGGGCCCGGTGGCCTTCGAGGTGACCGGCTCCGCCCTGCTGGCCCTCGCGGAGGGCCGCGCCAGCGCCGATCCGCTGGACGACCCCGCCGTCACCTCCGCGGTGCGCGACGCGGTGGCCGCCGAACCCGCGGTGCTCCGCGCCCACCTCGGTCCGGGCCGCGCCGACGGCACCCTCGCCCTGGTGCTGGCGGCGGACGCCGACCCCGCCGAGGCGGCGGGCCGGGTCGCGCGGTCGCTGGCGGCCAGCGAGGTGCTGCGCGCCCGGCTGGTGCGCGGCCTGGACCTCGCGCTGCTCCCGGCCGACGCGAACGCACCGGGTGACGCCCTGTTCACACGCTGATCACCCCACCGGCCCAACGCGCGCGAAGGCGCCCGGAGTCGGAGAATTGCGGAGAAATCAACCGTTCTTCGCGAGGTGGTTGTATGCGGACGCGTACGGCAGCATCGGAGTTCCTGGGCACGCTCCTGCTGGTCTTCTTCGCCGTCGGATCAGCGGTACTCGGTGTCCAGTACATCGGGACCGTCGGAATCGCGCTCTCCTTCGGCTTCGTCCTCATGGCGCTGGCCTACGCCTTCGGCCCGACATCCGGCTGTCATCTCAACCCCGCGGTGACGATCGGGATGCTGGTGGCCCGGCGGATCGACGTACGGACCGCGGTGACGTACTGGATCGCGCAGCTGCTCGGCGGCATCGCCGGCGCGGCCCTGCTGTTCCTGCTGGCCAAGCAGGTGCCGGGACTGAAGACCCACGGGAAGTTCGGCAGCAACGGCTACGGTGACCGCTCCGACGTGCACATCAATCTCGGCGGCGCGTTCCTGGCCGAGGTGATGCTGACGTTCCTGCTGGTCTTCGTCGTGCTGGCGGTGACCCACAAGGTCGCGGTCATCGGCTTCGACGGACTGGCCATCGGCGTCGCGCTCGCGGTGATCCAC
This window of the Streptomyces sp. 840.1 genome carries:
- a CDS encoding MIP family channel protein yields the protein MRTRTAASEFLGTLLLVFFAVGSAVLGVQYIGTVGIALSFGFVLMALAYAFGPTSGCHLNPAVTIGMLVARRIDVRTAVTYWIAQLLGGIAGAALLFLLAKQVPGLKTHGKFGSNGYGDRSDVHINLGGAFLAEVMLTFLLVFVVLAVTHKVAVIGFDGLAIGVALAVIHLVGIPLTGTSVNPARSLGPALFAGGPALSQLWLFLVAPLIGGVIAAFAIKLTHPVQPRPELDLDRA
- the mycP gene encoding type VII secretion-associated serine protease mycosin gives rise to the protein MPGATRRARRRRAVGAVCAATALALLPAAPARADTIRAQQWGLDALHTDRAWQTTRGKGITVAVVDTGVDGSLPDLAGQVLPGKDMIGFGAERGDRSWARHGTAMAGIIAGRGHGPDDADGVLGIAPQAKILPVRVILEAGDPDRAKARKSRGTALADGIRWAADHGADVINLSLGDDSESAHPEPGEDAAVQYALKKGAVLVASSGNGGEKGDHISYPAAYPGVIAVAAVDRYGTHAAFSTRRWYAAVSAPGVDIVVPAPDRQYYVEWGTSAASAFVSGAVALVRAAHPGLTPAQIKQLLTDTARSSPSGGRDDSRGYGMVDPAAAIEAGGKLRPAGLRPDSTAAGYREKYFGSGPAAPRGDGGPAGWLAPVAGGLGALLLALAVVLWRGRNGRPLFPRR
- a CDS encoding SseB family protein; translation: MAQKNIPDPGYSDDDGTADPALTSALAGWAENREAVGPVLEALRGARLLVPVVAVLGEVEEDENGLRREKTSDMAVPTLQAGDRRALPAFTSTASLARWDPQARPVAVPVHQALQAAVHEKADTLVLDLAGPVAFEVTGSALLALAEGRASADPLDDPAVTSAVRDAVAAEPAVLRAHLGPGRADGTLALVLAADADPAEAAGRVARSLAASEVLRARLVRGLDLALLPADANAPGDALFTR